In Mugil cephalus isolate CIBA_MC_2020 chromosome 7, CIBA_Mcephalus_1.1, whole genome shotgun sequence, the sequence GAATGGCGTGTTGAATGTTGAATAGCACAGGTTGAGTGAGGATTGACAGTCTGTGTTGACTAGTATCATAAGCCAGTGTCATGTGGCAAAATTTTTTCAGCTGGGAAGCTGTCATTTAGTTATGACATGGaatttacactcacttgccactttattaggtacacctgttcaattgcttgttaacacaaatagctaatcaaccaatcacatagctgcaattcaatgcatttagacatgtagaggtgatcaagacaacttgctgaagtagcatcagaatgggaaagaaaggggatttaagtgattTTGAAATAAGTCACTTAACATTcggatgacagggtcagaatttggtgtaaacagcatgaaagcatggatccatcctgccttgtatcaacggttggtggtggtggtgtgatggtgtggaggatattttcttgccacactttgttccccttagtacaaactgagcatggtttaaataccacagcctacctgagtattgttgctgaccatgtccatccctttatgaccacagtgaaccatcttctgacggctacttccagcaggacaATGCACCGTGTCACAaggctcatatcatctcaaactggtttctggaacatgacaatgagttcactgtactccaatggcctccacagtcaccagatctcaatccaatagaacctttgggatgtggtcgattcgcatcatagatgtgcagccgacaaatctgcagcaaccgcgtgatgctgtcatgtcaatatggaccaaaatctctgaggaatatttccaacaccttgttgaaagtatgtcaccaagaattaaggcagttctgaaggcagaAGCaagctgtacctaataaagtggtcggTAAGCGTAGGTTTAAGTAGTTATTCTTTTTTCACAAATAGGCTTGCTAAAATGTTAGCCTACAAGCTCACAACTTCAGTTTGAAGGCAGCAATTGTGTGCATGCTGCCATGCTAGTGTTGGCATTTATGATGAACTCCATTTACCACAGAGGGTGGAATTCGTCTCTGAAAATGACGTCATACCTGATCGGCTAATCGGCGTTCCACATACAGAACTCAGAAAACTAGATGGCCATGTCCATGAAAGCGCTTGTCTCgtccgaatataacttggtgtatttaataattaaatttttgAGCGCAGAgtgaaattgaaattaaaacacaaattgtaaatTGAACAGATAatcagtatcggtatcggcgatactagcccagtatttacttggtatcagatcaataccaaaattcccagtattgCTGAGGCCTAATACAGCTACATATAAAAAAATGGTTTAGTTAGTTAATTGTGACTCTACTGTGACCTTGAGCAAGGTAAGGGGGTGTTTTGCGGATGAATGACTAGATACTAGATACTAGttactgtgtgaaaaaaaaaataaaaaaacctgcCAGTGAATGACAATGTAAGAAACTTTATTTGAAGgtattttctctccctccctccagcaaATAGCCTGAGCTAATCAGTACGAAGATTCAAGGTTGTGCTACATTATTCAATCTGCAACCTGACGCAAACAGCTTGCAGGAAAATGTACATGTAACAGTATTGCTGACACTGACAGCAGCTGTAAGGTAAATAGACGTAGAGGCAGATTATAGGGCCACGTggaaaatctgaactgtgttggaggcctGAACTAATGATAACTTGaacttaattctgctcaatattaattttcttccattgtaaaaagcagtaaattatatatttttaagaatattttgtaaatatttatttaaatttatgaatttcGGTGTAGGTcgaacaggaaaataaaacacagtcgATCcatagttttggatataacgcatcgGAATgctggaaactttgtcctctttggaaagcCTCGGAGGACAAAGAAAGGGACCGTGTAGCTACACTAATTATTTTCTgcatctcaataaatctcaataaatgttaaatagatGGAAAGAAGCTGTATCAATTATACTTTTGTCAAAGAATTAAGGAACGCAGATTCTAACAGCGTCCGTACGTAAATAATGTGccatggcttttcaaaataaaagccacgcagtcgtattgcatgcacagcataaatacttgtccATTTGTGTTTATGACTGACGTACCGCGGGCCAGACAGGGATGCCTGGGTCTGTTATAGAGGAATGACACACTGATTGAATTCTGGCAGCACCTCACAGTTTTCTCATTGTTATCCACTTTAGTAGGGGGTGTCAGTTCAACTTTGCAAGGTATTTCACAAAAGGCAGGAGAATACCGAGAAACAAGAATTCTGCTTTAATTTCAGTGTCCGTTTGTATCCCCTAGTTTGATGCTCTTGTCCCAGAATGACTCATACACCTCCAAAGTCAAGAGGGAGAATGTCCCCAGGAGACCAGGGATTCGTCAAAGTCCATCTCTATTCCTCATGTGTTTTATCAATCTTAAAGCAAGGCTCTAGTGACAGACTACATTAACCCGAAGACTGATATATTGGAATAGCCATTAGCTAATTGAGAAGCACATGATCCCCAGAAGATGAACTGTGAACAATTGAGCCTCTGACTTTTCTCTCGAGTGTCACCACAAAgttcacatttgtgtttgttttttgttttaaaggaaagGTTGACTCAGCCCTCTCAGTATGATGCACACAGTCCTGCTCTCTACCTTCCAACCATCGTTTCAAGATGCACTTTTTCATCCGTAGCAGCTTGCATAGGCAAATAATTGGGACTCTTTTAAGCCGAACAGGTCCATAAACCAGTAAATTACAGTGGAATATATCACACTgtaaacatctttttttcctctaacaATGAAATAATTAGCACCCGAAAGCAGAATCAAGGGAGACGTGTCCCTTTCCCCTGAAATTAAGTGAACAGAGCCCGTAGCATGAACGCGGTTTCATATTACAGTTTGTGAACTGCTGTTAGGCGTACCTATAGGGATTGTTTTTATCTACTGCTGAGAGAGGGTGCAGTTAATTAGTTGGGATAGAAGTgggttttgtttctgtttaattacATCTGTGCTCAGCAAGGACACATTTGGAATCCTAATGAAACGCAGCCCTGCAGATGTGAGCACATAATACTGTAcacgcttttcttttttgtttattttggatTAAGGACCAAATGAGGTTCTTTATTATGAAtgaatttttttctcatctcttcTTTGACCGTTTATCCTGAGTGTGCTTAAATAAGAGAACAGCGTCTCTGTGCTGACGTGACTGGATTATGTTGTTGAAACCCTTGTAGAAGCTTTACTTAAAACTGTGGCTGCAGAACTGTCATTTAAATGCCGTCAAACATTGTTCATCATGGGATGAGGGACGCTTTTAACTAAGCAAAGAATGCTTAAATTTGTCAAATGCTCGTTCGCTGCACCTCAGACCTTAGAGATAAGGTGTATGAgaactgtaaataaatgaagacagaaagTGAACTGAAGATGGTATCCAACTGTTTAATGGTTTTGTACTATTATTTGTACCACAGACAACAAATGTCACAAGCAAAACAGTAAGtgaaaaaagaagtaaaaaaaaaaatgacggtAAATGCAGATAACTTTATTCTGAGTTCAAAGTCCAGTCCTccagtcttttttaaaaaaaaataaatttctgctctcttcttctctctttatttCAGCAGTCCTTAGATTAAATATTTAGTTCAAactaacattaaaaccagtaaTTATATCGTAGATgtttcacacaaaacaaacgACTTGAACATTTGTCACATGTAGAAAGAGTGTAAAAAGGATCCCTGAGGCCAAAGTGTAGGTAACGCAGACGATCAAGGATTTCATAAACAGTACAGAGGCATCAAAGGTTTTTGGGAAAGTACTTTTTCTCAAACTGTGCAACGTTGAACTTTCGAAGGCACCCTTTGTAGTTCATGTAGCGGATTTTCCCAAAGACAGCTCTCTCTGCCCAGCCTTGGTCGTGGACGCCACAAATAGACCACATGCAGCCTGTGCGAGATGGAAGCAGAGTGTCGAGTGCATGAGACTTAATCTGTTGAAAAATAAGTGGAATCTGATCTAAGTGCTCACCGACAAAGCCGTTCGGGTCCTGGCCATCCAGCTCGTAGCGATCGTTCAGGTACAGAGCAATGGACAGCGCCTCCTCTGGTGAGGAGGTCCACTCCAGAATCTTTTTAGCCCAGTACATCCTTAAGAAACCGTGCATCTTCCCCTCAACAACCATCTGGTACTAGCGAAGAGATGCAATAACCAGTGGTAAGAAACTATACTGCACATGGACTGAATACGTACACAATGAGAATGAGAGGGACACTGAGGGTTTTGGCCTAAAGGTTATACCTGAGCCGCGTTCCACAGCTTGTCGTGTGTCTTAGCTTTCTCCAGCTGCTCACGTGTGTAGAGATAAGGCCTTTTGTCTTTAGCATGATCTTTCAAGGTCTTCTGGGCCCACTCATATGCACCTAAGAACAACAcgagatatatatattttaaattcaaagaTGTTAATGAGGGTGAATCACTTCTACTTTTTTCTATTCGTTCAAATTAATTACAGTAAATTAATTGAGCTTGTGAGCCGGTGACTCGTGTGAACAGTGTCAGTAATGGGACAGCGTGAACAGGGTGCAATTTTAATGAGGTCTGCACTGACCTTCAATGCTGTCGTATTTCTTGTTGTAGAAGCAGAAGTTGTCAGTCAGCTCCCTGCGCACCACGAGCTCCTCGATGAAGGAGGCGGTGGAGTGACCCGCGCTCTTCCCGCTGTGCTGAACCTGCAGAGCCACACGCTGGGCCGAGATATGCCCTGATTGGAGTCGGAAGACACGGATAATTAGGAGACATGGCAATTAAAATATTTCCCCAATTCAGTTGATATTAGCATATTTTAAGGCTCAGCTATTCCGCGATGTCACGTCTCAGTCGTTCGGCTAAAACTCATATTTAGGCGATATCTGGGCTGCTGTAGAAGCTGTTGAGGCAAGGCATTAAAAATGAGAACGCAGCCACGTCATTCTGGATATCACCCCGACGTGTCGGCAGCGGCAGCGTGAGTGTTCGGGATGtgtcaataaattaaaaacagacaataaattaattcatttgctTCAGAAAGAGGAGCAACCTCTGCTCTGGTGTAAGAATCCTGGCACTCATTAAATTTtctaatataacatttaatCCATGTATTTGGAGAGTACAAAACACTGCTGATTACTGAAAGAATTAACTCCTGACAGGGGAATGGAACCCTGACGCGCATTTAAATGGACACTGCGTTATTTTAATTGGAAAGTAAACCAACATTCTCCCTTAGATAATATAGAGCAGGGGCATTAATGCAGATTCTTGTGGTTTTATCAGCTTTATCATTTAGTGACTTAATTTAGGGGATTTAAATCAATCTTGCAACAAcaatttgctttttattttcctccataCGCAGCAGTGGAGTTGACTTGTGATTGAAGGATTTCAGACACACATGAATGCTCAGATCCAGCTCATGCAGATAAGTATTTAGGTGGCAGTTGTGGGGGGCAATGGgtgataaaaagacaaaactctTAGAGCTAATGACATCACTGACCGAAACGGATCCACGGGGAAAGCTGGCTGAGGGCGGCAACATTTGGGTCATTGCGTTTGGCGTCAAACAGCTTAAGGCGTTCATCAATGAAGGACTCCAGCATGTCCAGCCCTGCTTTGGTGCCTGGCTTAGCCCATGCCGGCTCTCCCACAGTTCTGTCAACCTTCAGGGACGCTAGGGTTTTATCCCAGTCGACTGGCTGTGAGGTGAAGGAGGGAGACAAGAGAAAAACTCAGCAGAGGTCACAGCTGACAGTGATGATATAAGATATGCGCTGTGGTGATAAGAGACACCTGCCAGCTTCAAAAGCAGCGAAGAAAGGAAGTTGTGAACCTTTCACCCAGCTTCCAATATCATGAGTCTCAAACCAGTGCATGGCATATAAATGACTGCAGCAAAAGCACACACCCCTACAGCTTTAATAACTGCAGCGAGTATGTGAGTCTTCAACTTTTGGACACTTATAAAGTTTACTTTTTATACTCCGtcatcaataaataatgtgcAGTGAAGAGGAGACTGCTGAAGGTTAAAGGTAAAGTTTTGCTTGGAGCAGCCTGACTCTCAAACTCCCCATCAATGGGTTCACTAGACTACTTTCAGACGAAATgatttttagaaaacaaatcCAAAGCAATGAATATTTTCAGGTGACCATCAAACGTAACTGTGTCGTCTCAACCTAATCCAAAAGTCCTTCATTCCATGATTACAGCAGCACTTACTTTGGCAGTTCTTGTTGCAGTGTGTGGATGGTTCTCTACTGGAGGAAAACCAGTGAGGAACTCAGGCAAAAGCTTGGTAATTTTTCCTCTAATCGTCCTGGCAGCGTACTCAAGTTTAGGTGATGCTTCCCAGCAAGGAACTACATTATGGGCATCAACCTGTAAAAGGAAAAGAGGTGTTCCACGATTACACGATGAAGAAATAAGGAAAGGAGGATACGCTGAGAATGAGAAGAGCTGCTTAGGCTTTCAATTCTAAAACATCcaacagaaaataacatttagttttttcttttacctgtATGATGGGAACGTCCTTGGGAAGTCTCTTTTTGATGTCCTTCAACCACTGTAGTGGTTCTCTGAGCGGGGAGAAGTCCGTCACCACTGCCCCCAGGCCGTGGTCAGACACAAAGCCAGGGAGAACGTCCCCCGGTACACCATGCAGCAAGTGGAACTGGATATTTAAATTTTCACATTCCTGTTTGGTAGGAACAGGGGACAAACTTAAGTTGTATGTTTTCAAACAACCACAGTCAGTTGTTCTTCCCCCACGATTATAATTAATTTAGTCTTTGACACATTACACAGTGATCACAAAACACTAATCAGAATGGTCCAGAATCCTGCATTTccaaagtgtgtgttttatttaagaatatatactgaatatttaatgtttacatttgttccCTTTGAATCTACATTAAAGGACCGGTGTGTGGGAAGAAGCAGCATCTAGTGGCGGGGTtgcaaactgcaaacaaaaaaatacctttAACATTGCAAGTGGGTGGAAACTACAGCTGAAGACACTACTGCCAGATTTTTTGCATAATTGCCAGTTGCATAAAAAGTCTGCGTCAGTCAGGGACAGTCCGCATGGGTAGTTGGCACAAAAATCTGTTGGTGTACGAGGGGAATAGACACCTTACCAACCTCGATCCCAGTCAATAAAACATGTTCTAATGTTCGGGCAATTGAGTGCTGTGCACTGCTAACATGTATTGCCAAAACAACGATGATGTACAGCGAGAGCAGGAGGCGGCAAAGCAAACCTGAACCACAGAAACGGGGCAGAGATTAATGATGTGTTCAGTTGGCTTCAGTTGTTTTAGCAAATCATGTAGTCTGTGATCCTTCATCAGACACAGTCGTTAAGTGTGTGAACCCCAGCCTTTGAGCTGCCACAGTAAAATCTGCTGCAGCCAGTCTGTTAGCGTGTACTAGACTTTGTAAAGTTTATAAAGACTGTGAAAGTGGTGTAGCGTGACCACCACTTTCTCTCCAGACCCAGTGTTTGGATTGATTGTTCTGGTCTACTGCAGAAACCTGCCGATTACAACTTAGCATGTCTAGGTATCAAAGGCTTACTCTAGAATTCACACTTATGGGTGATTGTACAATGATGACAACTTAACACACTTGGATGCCCCTAAATTTGACACACGGAtctgagctaaaaaaaaaaaaaaaagaccaaacatTGATTCTGGCAGCTAGCAGATTCTATCCATCATCCACCAtcaccagagagagagagagggacgcACTTTGTAGATTTTTATAGTCATTTAGTTTGTACCTTTGCAACCTCTTCCAGACCCTTCAGCATGAAGCTGTAATGCCTCAGAGTGGACAGTTCTGATTTCGGCACAACCAGGCAAACACAGATGTGCAGAGGGAGGTTCTCCTTCACAGCAAGCCGCTGGGCATGGATCAGAGCCCAGTTATCTgatacacaaaagaaaatcacaatcAACACATACATATATGAAAATGCAATCCAACGATGGTCTCTCTCTCTACTATTACCGCGCTGTGGGTTAAGTCTGGTGTTTACCTTGTACTCTGTGGTCTCTCAACATCCAGTACAGGACACCCTCCGAGCCCTGCTTTATCTTTTCAGCTTCAGACACAAAACGCAGGCGCTTTTTGTTGAATTTCTCTTTCATCTGGTCTGACCTATGCTGATGAACAAGGCTCTGCAGCCACCCCCCGGccctctccttcttctgcaGCTTGGTCGCGGGctctggagcagctgcagcagatgtgGCCTTGCGCTTTTTGTCCGCCATAATTGTTTCACTGATGAATGAGTCTGCCGAGAGGAAAAGTGCGGTGCTGGGCCAATGAATACGATGAATAACAAGCTTCAAGAATCGCCTCGGTGCAGATGCAAAGGATGAGCTGCAGGAAACCACAAagagaattgaaaaaaaaaaaacgaaataaataGGCAACGGTTATCAAAACTGTTAAATAAGCTGAAAAAGCATTTGAGGAGTAAGTCTGAAACAAACGCCAACGGAAACATAGTATGCCACTGCGGCGACACCAGAGAAGCGCCTCATTCAAATTATCGTAGCTATAAATACGTACCTCCTCCAAATACTCGGCAACATGCAGAGTATAAAACTTCAAGTGAGGCTCCCTCAACTCGAGGAAAAACGCTGACCAAAACCACGGCAGATAAAAAGAGTGTTGTGATAGCAGCCCAGCCAGAAACACGTAGCTATCTCGTTTCCCTTTACACAACCAGTTAGTTACATGACCACACTGGTGTTTGGGTTTTGTAACGCTGTGTTTTCGTTGGCTCGAACTCCACTTCCCATAGTGCAAATCTGCTGTCCTCAATGGGCATGCGCGACGCACTTTACGTTTGGAGTAGGCGGGGCCTGTCTGTTGTAGCGTAGCCCAAAAAGGCAAGAACGCCTAGCACGGGAGCTAACTGTGTATTTTTCTACTCCAGCTCGTTTAGAGGATTAAGTTATGAACAACGGGGGCTTCGCAACCGGTCGGGGGAAGCGGCCCGCGGTTCCCGATAAAGTCGACATGTCCTTGGGTAAGGTCCTCAAAAGGCTGTGACCAACGTTACCAAAATAGACtgctagctaatgttagctaccAAGTGGTGGGAGGGTGACAGGGGCAGCTAAGACAGAGTAATTGTTATAATTGGAACATTTAGGCGTCCTTGTTGATCATTGATCGTGTTTAACAGATGACATTATTCGGTTGAACAAAAGAGAGCAACAGTATAAAAGGAGACAGGCCAATGTGAACCGCCGACCAGTCAAGAAGAAAGGCCGTTTTAACCAAGGGAAAGGAGTTTCACCGAGGACTGCAGGACCTGCTCAAAGAGGTGTGTGCTGAAGGTTGCTCGATTCTTGTGCGCTTGTTTGTTCAATTGGTAGTTATTTGCTCATTGAAAACATCTCAGTATATTCAGTTTTCTCACCAGGAGGTGGCGCACCACGAGGAGGAGCACCTTCCTTGAGAAACAGAAGAGTCCCTCCGCTGCAGGGTCGAAGACGGGGTCAGGGGGTCATCACAGGCCTGGCGTCCAGGAGGCCAGCTGTCCTGATCAAACGGACCGGCACACTCAACAGAGCAACAGGCGGTCAGGTAACAGGATGCGGTGCACTGACAAAAACAGGCTCTTGTGTTTGGGCAGCTCATATTAAACACTAATGTTGCCTTGAGACCCAGGTATTTAAGCACAGGTCTTATTGCTGGGCCATAATGTTAGCTCATGTGTTAACGGGTAACATTTGTTCATTCATGCATCCATCCATTAGCCATACCTTCTTTATGCTGAAGAGACTCTGGGGGTGGGGACACAGAACATACAGTCTTCCTAAGGCTGTCAGAATGTCCTTTGGGCAATGCTAACAGATTTTACCGCTCCATTAAGAGATGCTGGAGTACCCCATCAACTCATCAGTCTTTCAACGGGCATACTTTTGAGTTCATATTATAATGATGCTTGGAGGGTGCTGGATAATGAGGCACAGTATTTTATAATCCTAAATAAAGTGTAAAGTAGCTGTGTCAGCTCTTAGCTCTACCAGTTAGACTGGCAAACATCTGTTGtaatgagaaacacaaaactccaTTGTTCAGGTACATTGAAGAAGgtaaagaaaaagggagaaaagacaAGAAGCAGTACTAGAGATGAAATATTGTTGATTGTTTGTTATTGGTGTTGACCCATGTGGTGTGGGCATGACACAAAAGACCCATCAAACTTCTGCATCTCTCATACACCTGctgacaaacaacaaatataaagcTCAGTTACTTTTCTTAAACTTCTTCATTGGTGTTATTACCACGGTAACCACAGCCACTCTTGCTTGTCGAGCCTGCGAGCGAGCTGTAAGAACCTGGAGGTGTCTGACCTTCATCACACCTAGAGGTAGACATTTCTCCCCGTcctgttgcctggcaacagaCATCAGCAGCCGCTGTCTGGTATCCGGGACATTGGTTGTCTCTCTTGCTGTCTGCTCCAGACAATCTGAGAAATTTCTGTTCCCCCCTTATCCGACGTTCGATTGTGTGCTTTTGATGTTCAGGCTGGACATACACAACGAGAATCTTCGCAGCTGTGGTTTCAATCTTGAGCTCCCTTATCCACCGTAGCTTCATTTAATGCTTTTTCGTCTTGGTCCTTTTCTGTTTACCACTGTTGAAACTGTATTTATATCCAGATTATTTACTTCATAATTTAAGATCAAGCACTTGCAAAGAGAAATTCAATAAACGCATACCAACGCTGGTATGTTATTAGATTAACTTTTCACAGGGAAACCATTCAAGTCTTTATTATCAAGCTCTGGCACGTGATTTTATTCTAAGCATAGCATACTTCTTTCTTCATACAACCCTCAAAAGCCAAGCTTTAACATCGGTTTTACTGTTCCAATGTGTTTATTCTACCTAGAGTTCAACTAAATGTCCTGTTTTTTGTCCATCAACTATCAGATATGTTCTATTGTTTTTCAAATGCCAGTGGGCAAATCTACAGAATAGTTAAGATCATCACCTTTCACCTCTCTCTGCAGAAGCCAAGGCAGAAAACAAGGCCGTTCATCCAGCACACAGAAGCTCAGTATGTGAAACCAGAGGCACAGAGGTGGCAGTACAGacagcctgatccacagaggggcCAGAATGCAGCACCAGCCAGGAGACCTTTCCAGCTGCGTCGACGGTGAGACCTACACCTAACGCGGACCACAGTGCACTCAGCACATGGAGAGTAATTGGAGTGATGCTGTTTTTTCTAAAATTCTCTTTGAAAGATTTCAGACAGGTGTAGAAGAGGCCGATTGCCACTTTGATAGACGTGTTTACACAGCTGTATTTcagtgggtttgtttgtgttgttttcatgcagACCGCTGCCACCTGTCCAGCACATGCAGAGGGAAGCACGTCAAGCCACATTTCTTTTTCGCAGGGGACTCAAGGTACTTAAGGTTAATCCATGGCATTAAATGTGGTGTGTTTGTAGATTAAGTCAAGCACGTAGTTGAACCTGTTTTATCCGAGTGCTTTAAGACTTTACATCAATGCACGACCGTTTATTCTTCACGTCCTCTGCAGGTACAGGCCCAGGTGCAGAAGCCAaatccccccacccctccagcCAGCGCACATCAGTGAGTATTCTCACAGTCTATTTTTGGTCCAGTTGTTGAACTGCCTAATTGCCTGTGAATGCATGAGGAAGAGGAACTCGCACTGAGGATGTGAATCATGCTTAGGGGAAAGGCGACCATTGTTTGCCATTTTAGGCCCAGCGACGCTGTGATTGTGTAACGTACCAATAAACACCTGTTCAGTTTGTCCACCAGGTGGCACACATCGACAGCCAACAGCAGAATCCTGACAGTTTCAATTGACAACCCCGCAGCCAGGACTCAGCCTGAGTAAGTACTCACTAGAAACCCTGCAGAATCCCTCACAGTGTTTGTACGGGTCTGAAATGGTTGGAAATGACATACTTTCTCTTTCATAGGCCTCCCACTGCGTGGACTCTGcaccctcctcctgctagccCTGCTCCTGTCAAGGTGGAAACGGTGGAGAAGAAGATACCAAAGGGAGTACCGCTGCAGTTTGACATCAACAGTGTTGGGAGACCGGTGAGAGTGCGCTACTTTAAAACTCTGAATGGTTGAACTCTTGTCTTCTCAGTCGTAGTTATAGTGGCTCCTTCAGGCTTTAATGACTGCTGGGGAGTCTTTTTTTA encodes:
- the LOC125010266 gene encoding UAP56-interacting factor-like isoform X6 is translated as MNNGGFATGRGKRPAVPDKVDMSLDDIIRLNKREQQYKRRQANVNRRPVKKKGRFNQGKGVSPRTAGPAQRGGGAPRGGAPSLRNRRVPPLQGRRRGQGVITGLASRRPAVLIKRTGTLNRATGGQKPRQKTRPFIQHTEAQYVKPEAQRWQYRQPDPQRGQNAAPARRPFQLRRRPLPPVQHMQREARQATFLFRRGLKVQAQVQKPNPPTPPASAHQWHTSTANSRILTVSIDNPAARTQPEPPTAWTLHPPPASPAPVKVETVEKKIPKGVPLQFDINSVGRPQTSMTLNERFRILKDQRAATAKNTKGSRFVTVG
- the LOC125010266 gene encoding UAP56-interacting factor-like isoform X2; translation: MNNGGFATGRGKRPAVPDKVDMSLDDIIRLNKREQQYKRRQANVNRRPVKKKGRFNQGKGVSPRTAGPAQRVFSPGGGAPRGGAPSLRNRRVPPLQGRRRGQGVITGLASRRPAVLIKRTGTLNRATGGQKPRQKTRPFIQHTEAQYVKPEAQRWQYRQPDPQRGQNAAPARRPFQLRRRPLPPVQHMQREARQATFLFRRGLKVQAQVQKPNPPTPPASAHHLSTRWHTSTANSRILTVSIDNPAARTQPEPPTAWTLHPPPASPAPVKVETVEKKIPKGVPLQFDINSVGRPQTSMTLNERFRILKDQRAATAKNTKGSRFVTVG
- the LOC125010266 gene encoding UAP56-interacting factor-like isoform X1: MNNGGFATGRGKRPAVPDKVDMSLDDIIRLNKREQQYKRRQANVNRRPVKKKGRFNQGKGVSPRTAGPAQRVYSVFSPGGGAPRGGAPSLRNRRVPPLQGRRRGQGVITGLASRRPAVLIKRTGTLNRATGGQKPRQKTRPFIQHTEAQYVKPEAQRWQYRQPDPQRGQNAAPARRPFQLRRRPLPPVQHMQREARQATFLFRRGLKVQAQVQKPNPPTPPASAHHLSTRWHTSTANSRILTVSIDNPAARTQPEPPTAWTLHPPPASPAPVKVETVEKKIPKGVPLQFDINSVGRPQTSMTLNERFRILKDQRAATAKNTKGSRFVTVG
- the LOC125010266 gene encoding UAP56-interacting factor-like isoform X3 → MNNGGFATGRGKRPAVPDKVDMSLDDIIRLNKREQQYKRRQANVNRRPVKKKGRFNQGKGVSPRTAGPAQRVYSVFSPGGGAPRGGAPSLRNRRVPPLQGRRRGQGVITGLASRRPAVLIKRTGTLNRATGGQKPRQKTRPFIQHTEAQYVKPEAQRWQYRQPDPQRGQNAAPARRPFQLRRRPLPPVQHMQREARQATFLFRRGLKVQAQVQKPNPPTPPASAHQWHTSTANSRILTVSIDNPAARTQPEPPTAWTLHPPPASPAPVKVETVEKKIPKGVPLQFDINSVGRPQTSMTLNERFRILKDQRAATAKNTKGSRFVTVG
- the LOC125010266 gene encoding UAP56-interacting factor-like isoform X4 → MNNGGFATGRGKRPAVPDKVDMSLDDIIRLNKREQQYKRRQANVNRRPVKKKGRFNQGKGVSPRTAGPAQRGGGAPRGGAPSLRNRRVPPLQGRRRGQGVITGLASRRPAVLIKRTGTLNRATGGQKPRQKTRPFIQHTEAQYVKPEAQRWQYRQPDPQRGQNAAPARRPFQLRRRPLPPVQHMQREARQATFLFRRGLKVQAQVQKPNPPTPPASAHHLSTRWHTSTANSRILTVSIDNPAARTQPEPPTAWTLHPPPASPAPVKVETVEKKIPKGVPLQFDINSVGRPQTSMTLNERFRILKDQRAATAKNTKGSRFVTVG
- the LOC125010266 gene encoding UAP56-interacting factor-like isoform X5; this translates as MNNGGFATGRGKRPAVPDKVDMSLDDIIRLNKREQQYKRRQANVNRRPVKKKGRFNQGKGVSPRTAGPAQRGGAPRGGAPSLRNRRVPPLQGRRRGQGVITGLASRRPAVLIKRTGTLNRATGGQKPRQKTRPFIQHTEAQYVKPEAQRWQYRQPDPQRGQNAAPARRPFQLRRRPLPPVQHMQREARQATFLFRRGLKVQAQVQKPNPPTPPASAHHLSTRWHTSTANSRILTVSIDNPAARTQPEPPTAWTLHPPPASPAPVKVETVEKKIPKGVPLQFDINSVGRPQTSMTLNERFRILKDQRAATAKNTKGSRFVTVG
- the LOC125010264 gene encoding CPD photolyase codes for the protein MLPSIWRSSSFASAPRRFLKLVIHRIHWPSTALFLSADSFISETIMADKKRKATSAAAAPEPATKLQKKERAGGWLQSLVHQHRSDQMKEKFNKKRLRFVSEAEKIKQGSEGVLYWMLRDHRVQDNWALIHAQRLAVKENLPLHICVCLVVPKSELSTLRHYSFMLKGLEEVAKECENLNIQFHLLHGVPGDVLPGFVSDHGLGAVVTDFSPLREPLQWLKDIKKRLPKDVPIIQVDAHNVVPCWEASPKLEYAARTIRGKITKLLPEFLTGFPPVENHPHTATRTAKPVDWDKTLASLKVDRTVGEPAWAKPGTKAGLDMLESFIDERLKLFDAKRNDPNVAALSQLSPWIRFGHISAQRVALQVQHSGKSAGHSTASFIEELVVRRELTDNFCFYNKKYDSIEGAYEWAQKTLKDHAKDKRPYLYTREQLEKAKTHDKLWNAAQYQMVVEGKMHGFLRMYWAKKILEWTSSPEEALSIALYLNDRYELDGQDPNGFVGCMWSICGVHDQGWAERAVFGKIRYMNYKGCLRKFNVAQFEKKYFPKNL